A portion of the Hydractinia symbiolongicarpus strain clone_291-10 chromosome 10, HSymV2.1, whole genome shotgun sequence genome contains these proteins:
- the LOC130612204 gene encoding atrial natriuretic peptide receptor 1-like isoform X1 → MFIYTLLSMLFCRIISTQCENYTISLLYPFTDHFSLGFIHYASSFVMAVEYANNHSYENNNNITLLYTIDDTNNNGPPNRPRSVRELESLRIITRRSLENYDAFVGPGLKTCGYQGRLAVAYNKPLIGYICNEASLSDKQIFPTFARTASPDSYVYLPLIAVLEKYNWKRLAVISGNEDSSPRTNVTRKKLVSDLKRRGYTVSFNEPFSKNVSTNNNDNFFRRLKQSARIVVFLNDNFAENYFVFEAYVHNMSNGDYVFLLVDTTSIVTFDPNSTVQVDDNIPAYWGNIVNQILTHYRLTPTWKLVGVIETIKRSFWIASWVTDQKRYHLFEREVSERKKELFNCTDGILSPCVGSHLPNEAAYLYNAVVVYYKSLLETKLKNENTRDGKVVMNNAKGISFQSVTGFDVQINDQLDAMFNMTMLSLQEVETPLSPAGKIMEWMPFGSFMSTPTKDDKYAHVLKTTAKVTNWDNFPPPDTPKCGFQGELCIKPTPKPDTQNYEAAIIAGCIIGLLLVGAMYGGIYIYRQRLILANMSWKIDGNEIMMAPSAINSSRLSINTIVKNEEDDGFGTQIFTKIAYYKSQLVSVKTLTNVRIVLTRTVLTELRDMLDLSHENVNPFLGMALQSNQCLVIFQYCPKGSLQDVLANDDIKLDNMFLTSFVRDIVKGMQYLHSSPLKSFGRLKSSNCIVDSRWLIKITDFGTSFLRTGLNPLQECDVNSFYSSLLWTAPELLRMNNPPSIGTQKGDVYSFGIILQEIITRSEPYSMHELEAVDIIQTLKERSNPPFRPSVQQYRSRLSSVGEKNDDRELYNLMVMCYAEEPTVRPSFNEIKKFIKKISTGKETNVFEHMVKMLEKYSNNLENVVEERTKLLIEEKKKTDDLIYRLLPSFVAEQLKQNNAVEAERYDESTIYFSDIVGFTTISGMSTPMQVVDLLNDLYTLFDAIIKNYDVYKVETIGDAYMVVSGVPIRNGHMHAVEIADLSLHLLKAVDEQFIIRHMPKAKLQIRIGVHSGPVAAGVVGTAMPRYCLFGDTVNKASRMESNGEELRIHISAETKGFLDTHGHYNIVPREGKVHLKNVGLVQTYWLLEKRSISQFIGKKTAKVSPLAPLMRHGSPLLDKAPSKLNVLRRGSNWLSRNSIAF, encoded by the exons atgtttatatacacTCTGCTTTCCATGCTGTTCTGCAGAATAATCAGCACACAATGCGAGAATTACACTATATCACTTTTATATCCTTTCACAGACCATTTTTCGTTAGGGTTCATACATTATGCCAGCTCATTTGTGATGGCCGTCGAATATGCGAACAATCATTCATATGAGAACAATAATAATATTACATTGTTGTATACGATAGACGATACAAATAACAATGGTCCACCTAATAGACCTCGGAGTGTAAGAGAGCTAGAAAGTTTAAGGATAATAACAAGAAGGTCTTTAGAAAACTACGACGCTTTTGTTGGTCCTGGTTTAAAAACATGTGGGTATCAAGGTAGACTTGCTGTGGCGTATAATAAACCGCTTATTGGTTAC aTATGTAATGAAGCCAGTTTATCAGATAAACAAATTTTCCCAACCTTTGCTAGAACGGCTTCACCTGACTCTTATGTGTATTTGCCACTAATAGCAGTTTTGGAAAAATACAATTGGAAAAGACTAGCTGTTATCAGTGGAAACGAAGACAGTTCACCTCGAACAAATGTTACACGAAAGAAACTAGTCAGTGATTTGAAAAGGAGAGGATATACGGTTTCCTTTAATGAACCATTTAGCAAAAATGTATCTACAAATAACAATGATAACTTCTTTAGGAGATTGAAACAGTCTGCTCGCA TTGTTGTCTTCTTAAACGATAATTTTGCTGAAAACTACTTCGTCTTTGAGGCTTACGTCCATAATATGTCTAATGGCGAttacgtttttcttcttgtcGACACGACATCAATTGTAACCTTCGATCCTAATTCAACAGTACAAGTCGATGACAACATACCAGCATATTGGGGAAATATCGTCAACCAGATCTTAACACATTACCGTCTAACTCCAACGTGGAAGTTGGTTGGAGTAATTGAAACCATAAAACGCTCATTTTGGATTGCATCATGGGTTACTGACCAAAAAAGATACCATTTATTTGAACGTGAAGTGTCAGAGAGAAAAAAAGAGTTGTTTAATTGCACGGATGGTATATTAAGTCCATGTGTGGGCTCGCAT TTACCAAACGAGGCTGCCTACCTCTACAACGCTGTTGTAGTTTACTACAAATCTTTGTTGGAAACCaaactgaaaaatgaaaacacaagagATGGTAAAGTTGTAATGAATAATGCAAAAGGAATATCATTTCAAA GTGTTACTGGATTTGATGTGCAAATCAATGACCAACTGGACGCCATGTTTAATATGACAATGTTGTCATTGCAGGAAGTGGAAACACCATTGTCACCTGCTGGGAAGATAATGG AATGGATGCCTTTTGGCTCGTTTATGTCAACTCCAACAAAAGATGACAAATACGCGCACGTGTTAAAAACAACAGCCAAAGTAACCAATTGGGATAACTTTCCCCCTCCTGATACTCCGAAATGTGGCTTTCAAGGAGAACTGTGTATTAAGCCGACACCAAAGCCAGACACACAGAACT ATGAGGCAGCTATCATCGCAGGTTGCATTATTGGTCTGTTGTTAGTTGGTGCTATGTATGGAGGGATATATATTTACAG ACAACGGTTAATTCTTGCTAATATGAGTTGGAAAATTGATGGCAATGAAATAATGATGGCACCTTCAGCTATTAATAGTTCGAGATTATCTATAAACACTATAGTGAAGAATGAGGAG gATGATGGATTTGGTACGCAGATATTCACCAAAATAGCCTACTACAAG tcgCAATTGGTTTCTGTTAAGACGTTAACTAACGTTCGAATTGTGTTGACTCGAACCGTGCTAACCGAATTACGAGAC ATGCTTGATTTGAGTCACGAGAATGTCAATCCTTTTCTTGGTATGGCTCTTCAATCAAACCAATGTCTAGTCATCTTTCAGTACTGTCCGAAGGGAAGCTTGCAG GATGTTTTAGCAAATGATGACATAAAGTTAGACAACATGTTTCTGACATCATTTGTTCGTGACATTGTAAAG GGAATGCAGTATCTGCACAGTTCTCCATTGAAATCATTTGGTAGATTGAAATCTTCCAACTGCATCGTCGATAGTAGGTGGTTGATAAAAATTACAGATTTTGGAACATCATTCTTGAGAACTGGTTTAAACCCATTGCAAGAGTGCGACGTCAATTCCTTCTATTCTA GTCTTCTTTGGACGGCGCCGGAGCTTCTTCGCATGAACAATCCTCCATCTATTGGAACACAGAAGGGAGATGTTTATAGTTTTGGTATCATCTTACAAGAAATAATAACCAGGAGTGAACCTTATTCAATGCATGAGTTGGAAGCAGTAG ATATCATTCAGACATTAAAAGAAAGGTCAAACCCGCCATTTAGGCCTTCAGTGCAACAATACAGATCTAGATTGAGCAGCGTAGGAGAGAAAAATGATGATAGAGAACTATACAATCTAATGGTCATGTGTTATGCAGAAGAACCTACTGTGAGACCATCTttcaatgaaataaagaaattcatcaaaaaaatttcgaCTGGCAA AGAAACAAATGTGTTTGAACACATGGTGAAAATGCTGGAAAAATACAGTAATAATTTAGAAAACGTTGTAGAAGAAAGAACGAAACTGCTgattgaagaaaagaaaaaaactgatGACCTAATATACAGACTACTGCCAAG CTTCGTTGCTGAACAGCTGAAGCAAAACAACGCAGTAGAGGCCGAGCGTTACGACGAGTCCACTATCTACTTCAGTGATATTGTCGGTTTTACAACTATCTCTGGGATGTCTACACCCATGCAG GTTGTTGATCTGCTGAATGATTTATACACATTATTTGATGCCATAATAAAGAACTATGACGTTTACAAG GTTGAAACAATTGGTGATGCATACATGGTTGTTTCGGGCGTCCCGATTCGCAATGGACACATGCACGCTGTTGAAATAGCCGATCTGTCTTTGCATCTCCTTAAAGCTGTTGATGAACAGTTTATAATTCGACATATGCCTAAGGCTAAACTGCAAATACGAATTGGAGTCCATTCGG GTCCTGTTGCAGCTGGAGTAGTTGGCACAGCAATGCCGCGATACTGTCTATTTGGTGATACAGTCAATAAAGCCTCTAGAATGGAATCAAACGGAGAAG AGCTTAGAATCCATATCAGTGCTGAGACAAAAGGATTTCTTGACACACATGGACATTACAACATTGTCCCTAGGGAGGGTAAAGTACATCTCAAG AATGTTGGACTTGTTCAAACATACTGGCTTTtggaaaaaagaagtattaGTCAATTTATTGGAAAAAAGACGGCCAAGGTGTCACCGCTAGCTCCTTTGATGAGACATGGGTCGCCTCTTCTGGACAAAGCTCCGTCAAAGTTAAATGTTCTAAGAAGAGGTAGCAATTGGTTAAGCAGAAACAGTATtgctttttaa